In Juglans regia cultivar Chandler unplaced genomic scaffold, Walnut 2.0 Scaffold_113, whole genome shotgun sequence, the genomic window CTGATGAGGTAAATTTAAGATGGACAAGATTGATGAAACAAGTTCATATTGAGAATTTACCTGCATGATTCTCAGTGTATCATTTCTGATGTGTACCAGGCTGTTGACTATCCCCAGAGGAGGTACAGGATAGTCCTAAGAAGCACAATGGGTCCCATAGATGTTTATCTTGTCAGGTAATGTTGACTTTAGTTGAATATAAGATCATTTCTGGAGTCATTACTCTACTCCCTGCACTAGTAAGATAAAGTCACAACTTTCTAGCAAGATAAAATCACTACTCTGTAGGAGATAATGACGATGAAATATCCAAGTATTCTTATAATCTGACTTGCTTTCTCTCACTGCCCATGATTTTAGTCAATTTGAAGAAAAGTTCGAGGAGATTAATGATGTTGAGGTACCTCCAAACTTACCATCAAGCTCAGGGTTTGATGAGAACCTGGCAAACACAATGGTCACTGAGGAGTGCAGAGGAAAGGAAATTGAAATGCATGGACAAGATGCTCATAGAATGTGCTCGGATCTTAATGCCTCTAATGACTTTGTGAGTGGAATCATGAAGATTGTGCCGTCTGAAGTCGATGTAAGTGTGGTTCTTGATTTGTATGGATATATTAACTTTTTGAAAGATACAATTTATTGCAAACATTTTCTCTTGTCCACTGgagatccaattttttttttttagagctgAAGCAACATGTTCTGAATTTCAAATATTCTGAAATGATATAAAATCAAGTGACCGAATGGATCGGATTCAGAATGGCCTAATAATTCTACttgtaattctttcatttttgttcttttgcaagcttattatcacaaaaaaatttaatagttaaCGACAAGTTAGACTTCATCAACAAGTAATTGTTCCAATCATCCTGAAATTTGTTTCTGTTCTTTTGATGGAAGGGCTAATGACTAATGACTAATGAGCAAcagttttttctttctgttttacTATTCAGAGTGATGCAGATTACTGGCTTTTATCAGATGCTGATGTCAGCATCACAGACATATGGAGAACAGAACGTATCCTGACAACAAAGATaccgccttttttttttcaatttatttttcattttccatgtGCTCTCTTTTTTATTCAGAAATTGCCATGTGTTAATAACTTGGCAGTGAGTACTGAATTCCTTGATTCTCGACTATATTTGGGGCAGAATGGAACGACTTCAGTACATTTCAGGATGATTATACCATGGCTAACATAAGCACACCACAGCCCCAAACTCCACCTTCCGGTGCTACTGAAGGGCCTCCTGCTGCTAACCCTACCAAGAGTTGAGACCCTGGAAAGTGTATGTGGATGCAAGACTTAATTTTGTTCAGGACTTATGATGTTCAACCATTCGCTGTTGTGTAATTCCCTGGAGGTGGGATTGAAGAGATTCCCCAGCTGATGCTGCAGGATGttcccagaaaagaaaaaattacaagaaactACTGGATGGAAGATGGAAGTAGCAGGTTCGTTGTATAGGTAAGTATGTCACATTGTAGAGAAGAAaacgaccaaaaaaaaaaacaaaaaaaagaagaaagaaaaccaatGTTGCTTGTACAACCATGTATATTATTTACATTCTTGGCTCTAGTATTGTACTAACTAGCTTGACCTCTAGGTTAACTTGACAAGTAGGAACGACAGGAGAGGTATTCATATGTTCAGAAATTGAAAGAATAAAGGGAGGGAAGAGAGGATCTatcaatatcatatcatatcatcctgtttgctttttaatttttaacccaataattttcttatagatGTAGTAGTGCCGTAACCCATGCTCTGCCTCTGGTTAGTGATTTGCATGAAGCCCTTCTTTCAGTTGTGGGAAGTGGTGAGACggttacctctctctctctctctccattcatTATCACATTAACTACTGGTTTACATCTTTTTGGGACTTACAACTTCTTAATAATGAGTGCTCAAATATCTAAGGCATTTGATCACGAGTCATTACCCTCAACATAAaagcaattcttttttttttagccttTAATATTTGTAAGCTTGTTCATGTGATCCATGAGATGCAGCCATAAATAAAGGTCAGTCGTTTCACATTCTCACCATCCCAAGTTAATAGTATTCTTGgtttgctctgttttggaaTGACCGATAAACAATTCACCTCTAATTGAAAGGACCCCTTTAATTATAGATTTTGAAGGGACTTGGGAAAAGGGCAATAGCGAtgtgttgtttttgtttgagggaaaaagaaaacccCAAACCATTTTCTAACCCAATGGGCTTGAACTAAGGTcccgtttatttttataatttatttcaatttatcttatttaataattacaattttctcaattttttatataataaaataaacaattcaattttttaaaattttaaaataaaaatgatattaaaaaaatatattctaataatattttatttaatttttaattttaatttatctaatcattaaatCCAAAGTTGGTTACAGGGAGGAAAAAATGTAGTATGACAAGAAGTAAAACATGGGGTTTGTGACCtgaagaaactatatatataaaaaagaaaaagaaaaaggaaaaggctaTTTGTCTTTCTCAACTTTCTTTCCAATCCAACCGGCAACGATTGGAGTCAGGGCTACCGTGGGAGGAAATCTGATTGGAGATGCGGCCTTGTGTGCAGCATATGCCAAAGCAAATGTGCCAACCTTCTCCCCGGTCTCATTAGTTGAGATCCCCACCTGCCAAAATATAGTATGTATGATACAATGAAAACTTGAGACGACTTGCAGTTCATCATACAAACAAAggcttattttctttttttttttaccttttgcaGCAAAGCTTGGACATCAACCCCAGCGCTAATTAGTACATAGCAGATTGAGAAAGAGATCAAAGAGAGAGTAATGGAGGTTGCCAAGTATGCTCCTCCATACTGTGCTAGCAGCTCCTTTGCTTGATTCCCTTttgatttcttctcctccccatcACCTTCCTTTCCTTCCTCTTTTGAGCTAAATATCTGCAGCCATCCATCCATAACATTCTTTTAAGGAATTCAGACCAAACACTCTCATCAAGGATGTAATGTATTAGCATCAACAGTCACGCCATGCCTTTTCAACTAACTAGCCAAACAAAGAGAACCATGTAAATTGATGGGATTTGAGTTTGGAATGAAATAACCACTGAAAAGTTCTTTTTCTCAAACATTTCTTTGGCTTCTAATATCCCCAGATTAATGAACTATTTGTTGAGTGAAGTAGCATGTATTGTATCAGTAATATCAGTTAATTCCTATCTATGAAAGTCCGCATTGCATGAGACGAAAATCGCCTTCAGGTTGTCGGTGAAAGGTATCCATCCATCGAACAAATTAGAAACTCCTTCCCATCGATTTGCAGGTGTCAAAACCCA contains:
- the LOC118344992 gene encoding transcription factor E2FB-like, which produces MGPIDVYLVSQFEEKFEEINDVEVPPNLPSSSGFDENLANTMVTEECRGKEIEMHGQDAHRMCSDLNASNDFVSGIMKIVPSEVDSDADYWLLSDADVSITDIWRTEQWNDFSTFQDDYTMANISTPQPQTPPSGATEGPPAANPTKS
- the LOC109011575 gene encoding uncharacterized protein LOC109011575: MATALPAVASLSHASFFSKGHPRICYHASIPLSQAKLKRFTVRALKEKTEETKSPSSSPSPSSASSAEEITKKYGLEAGLWKIFSSKEEGKEGDGEEKKSKGNQAKELLAQYGGAYLATSITLSLISFSICYVLISAGVDVQALLQKVGISTNETGEKVGTFALAYAAHKAASPIRFPPTVALTPIVAGWIGKKVEKDK